A single window of Nicotiana sylvestris chromosome 5, ASM39365v2, whole genome shotgun sequence DNA harbors:
- the LOC104222365 gene encoding ras-related protein RABD2a produces MNPEYDYLFKLLLIGDSGVGKSCLLLRFADDSYLDSYISTIGVDFKIRTVEQDGKTIKLQIWDTAGQERFRTITSSYYRGAHGIIITYDITDQESFNNVKQWLSEIDRYASENVNKLLVGNKCDLTDNRAVSYDTAKAFADEIGIPFMETSAKSATNVEQAFMAMAAEIKNRMASQPASNNARPPTVQIRGQPVNQKSGCCST; encoded by the exons ATGAATCCCGAATA TGACTACTTGTTCAAACTTTTGTTAATAGGAGATTCAGGTGTTGGAAAGTCATGTCTTCTCCTGAGATTTGCT GATGATTCTTATTTGGACAGCTACATCAGCACAATTGGTGTTGACTTT AAAATACGCACAGTGGAGCAAGATGGGAAGACTATTAAACTtcaaatt TGGGACACTGCCGGACAAGAACGTTTCAGGACAATTACAAGTAGTTACTACCGTGGAGCACATGGCATTATA ATAACATATGATATAACTGATCAAGAAAGCTTCAACAATGTTAAGCAATGGTTGAGTGAAATTGATCGCTATGCAAGCGAAAACGTTAACAAGCTTCTGGTTGGAAATAAGTGTGACCTAACTGACAACCGAGCTGTTTCATATGATACAGCAAAG GCGTTTGCTGATGAAATCGGCATCCCGTTTATGGAGACTAGTGCGAAGAGTGCCACTAATGTTGAGCAAGCGTTCATGGCAATGGCAGCTGAAATAAAGAATAG GATGGCGAGCCAGCCggcatcaaacaatgcaaggcCACCCACCGTGCAGATACGTGGACAACCTGTTAACCAGAAGAGTGGCTGCTGTTCTACTTAG